One part of the Alosa alosa isolate M-15738 ecotype Scorff River chromosome 4, AALO_Geno_1.1, whole genome shotgun sequence genome encodes these proteins:
- the LOC125292803 gene encoding properdin-like, which translates to MVYTMLLVFSIQYILFLLPQAIDSQLVSCYFKFDTDTGNCVSHIGDVTQDECCFNSQYGFKNENGECVSCRNASWSAWSPWGPCSVSCLKGVQQRRRRCDGIGKCNDSKNLGTLQTAVCEDQDCCPEQGGWGEWGAWQPCSVTCGKGVSRREKPCNNPPPKCGGGCDGPGQDTQSCETGVVCPTHGSWSDWGTWSPCLGTCRMEGATPPPRERRRTCTNPSPSSVPAGRPCQGPDTDTQDCYSLPICPTHGAWGAWSSLSECSVTCGVGLQSKTRKCNNPAPKYGGNACLGDHNAYAICIIQTHCPVDGEWGEWREWETCKKETYNRPISCTKKAGSQVRRRSCLFRDFGGKACDGLPVEHRLCYDIKHTTERPCEKPAHYTEWTEWGLCKPSCGADSKRRRDRLCVADIPEFEKTTYGDVYYSGLPRRKCSPILMGINKTQMEPCLNVPAC; encoded by the exons ATGGTTTACACAATGTTGCTGGTTTTTAGTATACAGTACATTCTCTTTTTGCTGCCTCAAGCAATAG atTCACAGCTCGTGTCATGTTACTTTAAgtttgacacagacacagggaaTTGTGTGAGCCACATAGGGGACGTCACACAAGATGAATGCTGTTTCAACAGTCAATACGGcttcaaaaatgaaaatggGGAATGTGTGTCCTGTCG CAACGCCTCCTGGTCTGCCTGGTCGCCATGGGGTCCTTGCTCAGTGTCTTGTCTGAAAGGCGTTCAACAAAGACGACGAAGATGCGATGGGATTGGAAAGTGCAATGACTCCAAAAATCTTGGGACTCTGCAAACAGCAGTTTGTGAAGATCAAGACTGCTGCCctg AGCAAGGTGGATGGGGAGAATGGGGAGCATGGCAACCTTGCTCTGTGACCTGTGGGAAAGGTGTGTCCAGGAGAGAGAAACCGTGCAACAACCCACCGCCCAAATGTGGAGGAGGCTGTGACGGCCCAGGACAAGATACTCAATCATGTGAAACAGGAGTCGTCTGCCCAA CACATGGTAGCTGGTCAGACTGGGGAACTTGGAGTCCCTGTTTGGGGACGTGTAGAATGGAGGGTGCCACTCCACCGCCAAGGGAACGCAGGAGGACATGCACCAACCCTTCACCATCATCTGTGCCAGCTGGGCGTCCCTGCCAAGGCCCTGACACTGATACACAGGATTGTTATTCACTACCAATATGTCCTA CCCATGGTGCTTGGGGGGCATGGAGCTCCCTCTCGGAATGTTCAGTGACCTGTGGAGTCGGCCTACAATCCAAGACGCGAAAGTGTAATAACCCAGCACCAAAATATGGTGGAAACGCTTGCTTGGGGGACCACAATGCATATGCAATCTgcatcatacaaacacactgtcCAG TGGATGGAGAAtggggagagtggagagagtgggagacatGCAAGAAAGAAACATACAACAGACCAATCAGCTGCACCAAAAAGGCTGGCTCACAGGTTCGGCGGAGGAGCTGTTTGTTCAGGGACTTTGGTGGGAAAGCATGTGATGGTCTCCCTGTTGAACACAGGCTTTGCTATGACATTAAACACACAACTGAACGGCCTTGTGAAA AGCCTGCTCACTATACAGAGTGGACCGAGTGGGGTTTGTGCAAGCCTTCCTGCGGAGCAGATTCGAAACGACGGAGAGATCGACTGTGTGTGGCTGATATCCCAGAATTTGA GAAAACCACCTATGGAGATGTCTATTATTCTGGACTACCCAGACGGAAATGCTCCCCAATACTTATGGGTATAAACAAGACGCAAATGGAACCCTGTCTCAACGTGCCTGCATGCTAG